A section of the Castanea sativa cultivar Marrone di Chiusa Pesio chromosome 12, ASM4071231v1 genome encodes:
- the LOC142618494 gene encoding uncharacterized protein LOC142618494, translating into MTGPPEAESVTLDLLKKKMAEFAKERNWEQFHSPRNLLLALVGEVGELSEIFQWKGEVPKGLPGWKEEEKVHLGEELSDVLLYLVQLSDICGIDLGKAALRKVELNAIKYPVSKQQSQNTNNNTLYNGNDGTESG; encoded by the exons ATGACTGGGCCTCCAGAAGCTGAAAGTGTTACTCTTGATCTTCTCAAGAAGAAGATGGCAGAGTTTGCTAAGGAGAGAAACTGGGAACAGTTTCACAGCCCCAGAAACCTCCTTTTGGCTCTG GTTGGTGAAGTTGGGGAACTATCTGAGATATTCCAGTGGAAAGGAGAGGTTCCAAAAGGACTGCCTGGTTGGAAAGAAGAGGAGAAAGTTCACCTGGGTGAAGAGCTTTCTGATGTTTTGCTGTATCTTGTTCAGCTTTCTGACATCTGTGGCATTGATCTTGGCAAAGCTGCTCTCAGGAAGGTTGAACTTAATGCTATCAAATACCCAGTTTCAAAGCAACAAAGCCAgaacaccaacaacaacaccTTGTACAATGGCAATGATGGCACCGAGAGTGGTTGA